The following proteins come from a genomic window of Pleuronectes platessa chromosome 2, fPlePla1.1, whole genome shotgun sequence:
- the inavab gene encoding innate immunity activator b yields MEVNGEISDTDSGIILHSGSDSPTTHTKDVTTHTRAMKLKHQALQDRLELCILELKKLCIREAELTGRLSDDYPLLPGEKRPKIRRRIGATFKLDAQSIPRGTEKSELILVDAELALQMKIYEAARKLFDEDHHSKAVKKSRLQQCKREEKKLKQLQDTSFQLRLKHGRSSPLPAFNITQQDLGASDDSSLSDSVVQDEEVTSQSSQPSSGFPYPAETDPPQPPTVPSQFCVDGPCASPSLDQQSQLLLTPNQSPHPSFDSSLSFNSSPVYDAPPIQHSPWTESSLDQPYQKSRKSRSSIKTSSPAKSELLPPLEACLAHSALPLQLSHLKLSRAQSSSVPSTPEMRVHRQLSLRLSNEPSFEKDRGRTRGPRRRLTDYAVTFPETPLSAVAYGSHASSEDSNSEHSFTSYNSSPHQEVPCDLPKHYQSAFPCSSGVSSFGPQSFSRTAFYNNSRHQPSPIIHKSYYNEMVYSPDTDMARSYYAPQTSCPSNRYEVWYNDSPPQPQQRQQRPLPPDIRLSPSPAQWDHPHYSPSGVPRQVVNEQLNSWHRRSTLKSPRSRSLDRQGAVRVKHLQLQESPCYQSQRYHEQVIQRRAPQRGADGSQGHWVVDDGSHYISQV; encoded by the exons ATGGAAGTCAATGGAGAGATCAGTGACACTGACAGTGGCATCATTCTTCATTCAG GCTCTGACAGCCCAACGACGCATACGAAGgatgtgaccacacacacaagggcCATGAAGCTCAAACACCAGGCTCTCCAGGACCGACTGGAGCTGTGCATATTGGAGCTGAAGAAACTCTGCATCCGTGAAGCT GAGTTGACCGGACGGCTGTCAGATGATTACCCTCTTCTGCCTGGAGAGAAACGTCCAAAGATTCGCAGACGCATCGGAGCTACTTTTAAATTGGATGCTCAAAGCATCCCTCGGGGAACAGAG AAGTCGGAGCTGATTTTAGTGGATGCTGAGTTGGCACTTCAGATGAAAATATACGAGGCGGCGCGAAAGCTGTTCGACGAGGATCACCATAGTAAGGCTGTTAAAAAGAGCCGTTTACAGCAGtgcaagagagaggagaagaaacttAAACAGCTCCAAGACACGTCCTTTCAGCTGCGGCTGAAGCACGGCCGGTCATCGCCACTCCCTGCTTTCAATATTACACAACAAG atttGGGTGCATCCGATGACAGCTCTCTGTCTGATTCTGTGGTGCAAGATGAAG aagTGACAAGCCAGTCATCACAGCCGTCTTCAGGATTCCCCTATCCAGCAGAGACGGATCCTCCCCAGCCTCCCACCGTGCCCTCACAGTTCTGTGTGGACGGCCCCTGCGCGTCTCCATCTTTGGATCAACAATCCCAGCTGCTGCTGACACCAAACCAGTCTCCCCACCCGAGCTTCGACTCTTCGCTGAGTTTCAACTCGAGCCCAGTGTACGACGCTCCTCCCATCCAACACTCCCCGTGGACAGAGTCCAGCCTGGACCAGCCCTACCAGAAGAGCAGGAAATCTCGCTCCTCCATCAAGACCAG TAGTCCAGCCAAGTCTGAGCTGCTGCCACCGCTGGAGGCTTGTTTAGCACATTCAGCTCTGCCGCTTCAACTCTCCCATCTGAAGCTGAGTCGCGCCCAGTCCAGCAGCGTGCCCTCCACACCAGAGATGCGTGTGCACAGACAACTCTCCCTCAG gTTGTCCAATGAACCTTCATTTGAAAAGGACCGTGGTCGCACCAGAGGACCAAGAAGGCGACTGACAGATTATGCAGTAACTTTTCCAGAGACTCCTCTCTCCGCAGTGGCCTACGGAAGCCATGCTAGCTCTGAGGATAGCAACTCCGAACACTCGTTTACATCTTACAATAGCTCCCCGCATCAGGAGGTGCCCTGTGATTTGCCCAAACACTATCAATCTGCATTCCCATGCTCCAGTGGGGTCAGCAGCTTTGGACCTCAATCTTTCTCACGCACTGCTTTTTACAATAATTCCAGGCACCAGCCCAGCCCTATTATTCATAAAAGCTATTACAACGAAATGGTTTACTCGCCTGATACAGACATGGCACGGAGCTATTACGCCCCACAGACTTCCTGCCCTTCCAACAGATATGAGGTTTGGTATAACGACTCACCCCCTCAGCCCCAACAGAGACAACAGAGGCCTTTACCTCCTGATATCAGACTCTCCCCATCCCCAGCTCAATGGGACCACCCACATTACAGCCCCAGTGGTGTCCCACGACAAGTTGTGAATGAGCAGCTCAATTCGTGGCACCGGCGCAGTACACTGAAATCCCCCAGGTCCCGTTCTCTCGACCGCCAGGGAGCGGTTAGAGTGAAACACCTGCAGCTGCAGGAGTCGCCATGCTACCAAAGTCAAAGGTACCACGAACAG